One part of the Dysgonomonadaceae bacterium PH5-43 genome encodes these proteins:
- a CDS encoding 23S rRNA (pseudouridine1915-N3)-methyltransferase (product_source=KO:K00783; cath_funfam=3.40.1280.10; cog=COG1576; ko=KO:K00783; pfam=PF02590; superfamily=75217; tigrfam=TIGR00246), producing the protein MKIKLIVIGKTTQDYVEKGINDFCNRLKHYIPFSIDIIPDIKNSKNLSFEQQKEKEGELIIKSINTGDYIVLLDEHGKEFTSLNFADYIEKKTHIVPKNLVFIIGGPYGFSQKVYQIAQEKIALSKMTFSHQLIRLIFVEQIYRAMTILNNEPYHHE; encoded by the coding sequence ATGAAAATAAAATTAATAGTAATTGGCAAAACAACCCAAGATTATGTAGAAAAGGGAATCAATGACTTTTGCAATCGCCTTAAACACTATATCCCTTTTTCTATTGATATTATTCCCGACATTAAAAACAGCAAGAACCTATCTTTCGAACAACAAAAAGAAAAAGAGGGCGAGTTAATTATAAAATCAATTAACACTGGCGATTACATTGTATTGCTTGATGAACACGGCAAAGAATTTACTTCTCTAAATTTTGCCGACTATATAGAAAAGAAAACTCATATAGTACCCAAAAACTTGGTGTTTATCATTGGCGGACCTTATGGCTTTTCTCAAAAAGTTTATCAAATAGCTCAAGAAAAAATAGCTTTATCGAAGATGACATTCTCTCATCAGTTGATACGGCTTATCTTTGTAGAACAAATTTACAGAGCTATGACCATACTAAACAACGAGCCATACCATCACGAATAA
- a CDS encoding outer membrane protein OmpA-like peptidoglycan-associated protein (product_source=COG2885; cath_funfam=3.30.1330.60; cleavage_site_network=SignalP-TM; cog=COG2885; pfam=PF00691,PF13488; superfamily=103088; transmembrane_helix_parts=Outside_1_4,TMhelix_5_22,Inside_23_28,TMhelix_29_48,Outside_49_52,TMhelix_53_72,Inside_73_226), whose translation MKRTSLFMSALLCVAIIFSGCGASNTTKGTAIGAGSGAAVGAGIGALINGGKGAAWGAGIGTAVGGAAGLLIGKKMDKQKAELEAIQNAQVESVNDGQAIKVTFDSGILFATNSSTLNAASKTSLTQFAASLKSNPDTNVEIYGHTDSNGGDAVNQPLSEKRADSVKNFLVGQGIGTSRMATAGMGSSQPIAEENSRGIQALNRRVEVYILPNAKMIQEAEAGTLK comes from the coding sequence ATGAAAAGAACAAGTCTATTTATGAGCGCATTATTATGCGTAGCTATTATTTTCTCAGGTTGTGGAGCAAGTAATACAACAAAAGGAACAGCGATTGGAGCTGGTAGTGGTGCTGCTGTAGGAGCAGGTATTGGTGCTTTAATTAATGGTGGTAAAGGTGCTGCTTGGGGAGCTGGTATTGGTACTGCTGTTGGTGGTGCTGCTGGTCTTCTTATAGGTAAGAAAATGGATAAACAAAAAGCAGAGTTAGAAGCTATTCAGAATGCACAGGTAGAATCTGTGAACGATGGACAAGCTATTAAGGTAACTTTTGATTCAGGTATTCTTTTTGCTACAAACTCAAGCACTTTGAATGCTGCATCTAAAACTTCTTTAACTCAGTTTGCTGCTTCATTGAAATCAAACCCAGATACAAATGTAGAGATTTATGGTCATACAGATAGTAATGGTGGTGATGCAGTAAATCAACCTCTTTCTGAAAAGAGAGCAGACTCAGTTAAGAACTTCTTAGTAGGACAAGGTATTGGAACTTCTCGTATGGCAACAGCAGGTATGGGTTCTTCTCAACCTATTGCTGAAGAAAACTCAAGAGGTATTCAAGCTCTTAACCGTCGTGTTGAAGTTTATATTCTTCCTAACGCAAAAATGATTCAGGAAGCAGAAGCAGGAACATTGAAATAA
- a CDS encoding hypothetical protein (product_source=Hypo-rule applied; cath_funfam=3.30.70.330; superfamily=160355), with product MSDEFIYDDEAAIEFIQNYLPQELKEKFDDDSIYYMLDVICDFYENKNWLSDDDDEKEEQELIKFLAEQTVKDEIGDFTKEELTLFLTAEKAYSETLDFED from the coding sequence ATGAGCGACGAATTTATTTACGACGATGAGGCTGCGATAGAGTTTATTCAAAACTATCTACCTCAAGAATTAAAAGAGAAGTTCGATGACGATAGTATTTACTATATGTTAGATGTTATTTGCGACTTCTACGAAAATAAGAACTGGTTATCTGATGATGACGATGAAAAAGAAGAGCAAGAATTAATTAAGTTTCTTGCGGAGCAAACGGTTAAAGACGAAATCGGAGACTTCACAAAAGAAGAGTTAACTTTATTCTTGACTGCCGAAAAAGCTTATTCGGAAACGTTAGATTTTGAAGATTAA
- a CDS encoding hypothetical protein (product_source=Hypo-rule applied; pfam=PF18347) — protein MLKDILSVSGKPGLFKLISKAKNMFVAESLIDKKRIPVYMRDKVVSLGDISIYTEDEEVALALVLDSIKKKEDSKPLDLGKSVSNDELKAYFETILPDFDKDRVYPSDIRKVIGWYNLLVKEGLTDFLSEEETEEVVESEDA, from the coding sequence ATGTTAAAAGACATTTTATCAGTATCGGGAAAGCCCGGTTTGTTCAAATTAATTTCAAAAGCTAAAAATATGTTTGTAGCCGAGTCTTTAATAGATAAAAAAAGAATCCCGGTTTATATGAGAGATAAAGTTGTTTCGTTAGGGGATATTTCAATCTATACAGAAGACGAAGAAGTTGCTCTTGCACTTGTTTTAGATAGCATCAAAAAGAAGGAAGATTCTAAGCCATTAGATTTAGGTAAATCAGTTTCTAATGATGAACTAAAGGCTTATTTTGAGACTATACTTCCTGATTTTGATAAAGATAGAGTATATCCATCTGATATTAGAAAAGTAATAGGTTGGTATAACCTTTTAGTTAAAGAAGGATTGACCGACTTTTTAAGTGAAGAAGAAACAGAAGAAGTAGTAGAGTCTGAAGACGCGTAA
- a CDS encoding dephospho-CoA kinase (product_source=KO:K00859; cath_funfam=3.40.50.300; cog=COG0237; ko=KO:K00859; pfam=PF01121; superfamily=52540; tigrfam=TIGR00152), translating into MTTIGITGGIGGGKSVVSQILCAMDIPVYNSDIEAKKITETSEFIKQNLINRFGVYLYVDDKLDKAKLASLIFNNEDNLKYVNSLIHPEVFKDFERWKSNLASKEFVGIESAILFESDLYKYIDISIAVSAPQELRIQRVQKRDKTTVEDVMRRINKQLGEEERNKLADYIVLNNETQALIPQVEKVFSMLSSK; encoded by the coding sequence ATGACAACTATAGGTATAACGGGAGGTATAGGCGGCGGTAAGTCGGTTGTGTCTCAGATATTGTGTGCGATGGATATTCCTGTTTATAACTCAGATATAGAGGCAAAGAAAATAACAGAAACGTCGGAGTTTATAAAACAAAACCTTATTAACCGTTTTGGTGTTTATTTATATGTAGACGATAAGTTAGATAAAGCAAAGTTAGCTTCGCTTATATTTAATAATGAGGATAATCTTAAATACGTAAACTCGTTAATACACCCCGAAGTATTCAAAGATTTTGAGAGATGGAAGTCTAACTTAGCCTCGAAAGAGTTTGTAGGAATAGAATCGGCTATATTATTTGAATCGGATTTATATAAATATATAGATATAAGTATTGCAGTTTCGGCACCCCAAGAGTTAAGAATACAACGGGTGCAGAAAAGAGATAAAACAACTGTAGAAGATGTGATGAGGCGGATAAATAAACAGTTAGGAGAGGAAGAGCGAAATAAGCTTGCAGATTATATTGTGCTTAACAACGAAACGCAGGCGTTAATCCCTCAAGTAGAAAAAGTGTTTTCGATGCTAAGTTCCAAATAA